A section of the Carya illinoinensis cultivar Pawnee chromosome 12, C.illinoinensisPawnee_v1, whole genome shotgun sequence genome encodes:
- the LOC122289872 gene encoding TPD1 protein homolog 1-like isoform X3 has protein sequence MRDPSFSLSFSKILTILALAATLLFFHFVVLMSPLLLSDVRRSSLVLLDNENSTTLTALHRKLLLHDAAAAGMEETNRMWGERCSKDDIEVSQGPTAPLPSGIPTYTVEIINVCFTGCDISGIHLSCGWFSSAHLINPNIFKRLGYDDCLVNDGKPLLYGSILSFQYANTFPYPLSVSTVVCV, from the exons ATGAGAGACCCTTCCTTCTCCTTGTCGTTCTCGAAAATCCTCACTATACTGGCTTTAGCAGCGACGCTGTTGTTCTTCCATTTCGTCGTATTAATGTCGCCTCTGCTTCTCTCAG ATGTGAGGAGGAGCTCCTTGGTCCTCTTGGACAATGAAAACTCCACGACGCTCACTGCACTGCATCGCAAGCTTCTTCTTCATGATG cagcagcagcaggaaTGGAGGAAACGAACCGGATGTGGGGGGAAAGGTGTAGCAAGGACGACATAGAAGTGAGCCAAGGCCCCACAGCCCCACTCCCAAGTGGCATTCCCACCTACACCGTAGAGATCATAAATGTCTGCTTCACAGGCTGCGACATTTCCGGCATTCATTTGAGCTGTGGATGGTTCAGCTCTGCCCACCTCATCAACCCTAACATCTTCAAGAGGCTTGGCTACGACGATTGCCTTGTCAATGACGGCAAGCCCTTGCTCTATGGCTCTATCCTCTCTTTCCAGTATGCCAATACCTTCCCCTACCCACTTTCTGTCTCCACAGTTGTTTGCGTTTAA
- the LOC122289872 gene encoding TPD1 protein homolog 1-like isoform X4, translating into MRDPSFSLSFSKILTILALAATLLFFHFVVLMSPLLLSDVRRSSLVLLDNENSTTLTALHRKLLLHDAAAGMEETNRMWGERCSKDDIEVSQGPTAPLPSGIPTYTVEIINVCFTGCDISGIHLSCGWFSSAHLINPNIFKRLGYDDCLVNDGKPLLYGSILSFQYANTFPYPLSVSTVVCV; encoded by the exons ATGAGAGACCCTTCCTTCTCCTTGTCGTTCTCGAAAATCCTCACTATACTGGCTTTAGCAGCGACGCTGTTGTTCTTCCATTTCGTCGTATTAATGTCGCCTCTGCTTCTCTCAG ATGTGAGGAGGAGCTCCTTGGTCCTCTTGGACAATGAAAACTCCACGACGCTCACTGCACTGCATCGCAAGCTTCTTCTTCATGATG cagcagcaggaaTGGAGGAAACGAACCGGATGTGGGGGGAAAGGTGTAGCAAGGACGACATAGAAGTGAGCCAAGGCCCCACAGCCCCACTCCCAAGTGGCATTCCCACCTACACCGTAGAGATCATAAATGTCTGCTTCACAGGCTGCGACATTTCCGGCATTCATTTGAGCTGTGGATGGTTCAGCTCTGCCCACCTCATCAACCCTAACATCTTCAAGAGGCTTGGCTACGACGATTGCCTTGTCAATGACGGCAAGCCCTTGCTCTATGGCTCTATCCTCTCTTTCCAGTATGCCAATACCTTCCCCTACCCACTTTCTGTCTCCACAGTTGTTTGCGTTTAA
- the LOC122289872 gene encoding protein TAPETUM DETERMINANT 1-like isoform X1, producing MRDPSFSLSFSKILTILALAATLLFFHFVVLMSPLLLSDVRRSSLVLLDNENSTTLTALHRKLLLHDGERPAAAGMEETNRMWGERCSKDDIEVSQGPTAPLPSGIPTYTVEIINVCFTGCDISGIHLSCGWFSSAHLINPNIFKRLGYDDCLVNDGKPLLYGSILSFQYANTFPYPLSVSTVVCV from the exons ATGAGAGACCCTTCCTTCTCCTTGTCGTTCTCGAAAATCCTCACTATACTGGCTTTAGCAGCGACGCTGTTGTTCTTCCATTTCGTCGTATTAATGTCGCCTCTGCTTCTCTCAG ATGTGAGGAGGAGCTCCTTGGTCCTCTTGGACAATGAAAACTCCACGACGCTCACTGCACTGCATCGCAAGCTTCTTCTTCATGATGGTGAGAGAC cagcagcagcaggaaTGGAGGAAACGAACCGGATGTGGGGGGAAAGGTGTAGCAAGGACGACATAGAAGTGAGCCAAGGCCCCACAGCCCCACTCCCAAGTGGCATTCCCACCTACACCGTAGAGATCATAAATGTCTGCTTCACAGGCTGCGACATTTCCGGCATTCATTTGAGCTGTGGATGGTTCAGCTCTGCCCACCTCATCAACCCTAACATCTTCAAGAGGCTTGGCTACGACGATTGCCTTGTCAATGACGGCAAGCCCTTGCTCTATGGCTCTATCCTCTCTTTCCAGTATGCCAATACCTTCCCCTACCCACTTTCTGTCTCCACAGTTGTTTGCGTTTAA
- the LOC122289872 gene encoding TPD1 protein homolog 1-like isoform X2: protein MRDPSFSLSFSKILTILALAATLLFFHFVVLMSPLLLSDVRRSSLVLLDNENSTTLTALHRKLLLHDGERPAAGMEETNRMWGERCSKDDIEVSQGPTAPLPSGIPTYTVEIINVCFTGCDISGIHLSCGWFSSAHLINPNIFKRLGYDDCLVNDGKPLLYGSILSFQYANTFPYPLSVSTVVCV from the exons ATGAGAGACCCTTCCTTCTCCTTGTCGTTCTCGAAAATCCTCACTATACTGGCTTTAGCAGCGACGCTGTTGTTCTTCCATTTCGTCGTATTAATGTCGCCTCTGCTTCTCTCAG ATGTGAGGAGGAGCTCCTTGGTCCTCTTGGACAATGAAAACTCCACGACGCTCACTGCACTGCATCGCAAGCTTCTTCTTCATGATGGTGAGAGAC cagcagcaggaaTGGAGGAAACGAACCGGATGTGGGGGGAAAGGTGTAGCAAGGACGACATAGAAGTGAGCCAAGGCCCCACAGCCCCACTCCCAAGTGGCATTCCCACCTACACCGTAGAGATCATAAATGTCTGCTTCACAGGCTGCGACATTTCCGGCATTCATTTGAGCTGTGGATGGTTCAGCTCTGCCCACCTCATCAACCCTAACATCTTCAAGAGGCTTGGCTACGACGATTGCCTTGTCAATGACGGCAAGCCCTTGCTCTATGGCTCTATCCTCTCTTTCCAGTATGCCAATACCTTCCCCTACCCACTTTCTGTCTCCACAGTTGTTTGCGTTTAA